The following proteins come from a genomic window of Melospiza georgiana isolate bMelGeo1 chromosome 3, bMelGeo1.pri, whole genome shotgun sequence:
- the GAREM2 gene encoding GRB2-associated and regulator of MAPK protein 2 isoform X1 encodes MRWRSWRRGWPGSAGAPRRCPSTPSSASAACPPSSASGRVSPAGDEVWRDEKEEGGERVEGVTAQDVLLVHSCRQWTTVTAHSLEEGHYVIGPKIDIPLQYPGKFKLLDQDRDLREPVQYFNSVEEVASIFPDRIFVMEAITFSVKVVSGEFSEDSEVYNFTLNAGDELTLMGQAEILCAKTVKEKSRFNTLLRKLGKAAPAAGARQVKGKMPCLICMNHRTNESLSLPFQCKGRFSTRSPLELRLQEGEHTIRSIIEKVRLPVNVAVPSRPARNPYDLHAIREGHCYKLVSIISKTVVLCCILRREELVPFHFLLLTDMPRFQLPEGLLAGDPQLEKLLRDSAAYCHDRFNPDEYSRAVREAKPDLLEECASPRRLRLCLPACGREELSQPLQRLSLCACGSGGPREPPGRCQAPRGLGPGTPRPPLPDFPEPEREYMTPDWAEPEFRTQEPLEIPYEELWSNASPEGCCELGSSGGRPDLVSFGAVTPLGSPRRPGDEPRGDTPPPVPPKSEAVKEECRLLNAPPVPPRGSRPPAPCSPSAPLRCPKLAPVPSPSPSLSYYSSGLHDGSAPRSGSASPSPDAYSLYCYPCTWADCKAAEPPGRPLPPAQPAPSSWSEPWPFPEPGAGAGSGCSTPLLGTEPPLKPFRSCPRLKPPHPQKRFAPFGALNPFAGPAEWPESPEWSKAAPSAPAAPSSSSSPEPFAPAEEPAAPPRPPKGLDGDGIALRGAAPLSPAVLRGAEGVTRLYLAQGVIEVPPAARGDGAAPPAAPRPSGDGPAWLPPADLSALSLEEVSKCLRFIGLSEDVVSFFARERIDGSIFVQLSEEILADDFRLTKLQVKKIMQFIKGWRPKI; translated from the exons ATGCGATGGAGAAGCTGGCGGCGGGGCTGGCCCGGCTCCGCTGGAGCCCCGCGGCGCTGCCCCTCGACGCCATCGTCAGCCAGTGCCGCCTGCCCACCCTCGTCTGCCTCGGGCAGGGTGAGCCCGGCCGGGGATGAAGTCTGGAGGGAcgagaaggaggagggag GTGAGCGCGTGGAGGGGGTGACGGCCCAGGACGTGCTGCTGGTCCACTCGTGCCGGCAGTGGACCACGGTGACCGCGCACAGCCTGGAGGAGGGACACTACGTCATCGGGCCCAAAATCGACATCCCCCTCCAGTACCCAG GGAAGTTCAAGCTGCTGGACCAGGACCGGGACCTCCGCGAGCCCGTGCAGTACTTCAACAGCGTGGAGGAGGTGGCCAGCATCTTCCCAGACCGCATCTTCGTCATGGAGGCCATCACCTTCAGCGTGAAG GTGGTGTCGGGGGAGTTCAGCGAGGACAGCGAGGTTTACAACTTCACGCTGAACGCGGGGGACGAGCTGACGCTGATGGGGCAAGCGGAGATCCTGTGCGCCAAGACGGTGAAGGAGAAGTCGCGTTTCAACACCCTCCTGCGCAAGCTGGGCAAGGCGGCGCCGGCCGCGGGGGCGCGGCAGGTGAAGGGCAAGATGCCGTGCCTGATCTGCATGAACCACCGCACCAACGAGAGCCTGAGCCTGCCCTTCCAGTGCAAGGGCCGCTTCAGCACCCGCAGCCCGCTGGAGCTGCGCCTGCAGGAGGGCGAGCACACCATCCGCAGCATCATCGAGAAGGTGCGGCTGCCCGTCAACGTGGCCGTGCCCAGCCGGCCCGCCCGCAACCCCTACGACCTGCACGCCATCCGAGAGGGCCACTGCTACAAGCTGGTCAGCATCATCTCCAAGACGGTGGTGCTGTGCTGCATCCTGCGCCGGGAGGAGCTGGTGCCTTtccatttcctgctgctgaccGACATGCCGCGCTTCCAGCTGCCCGAGGGGCTGCTGGCCGGGGACCCgcagctggagaagctgctgcgGGACAGCGCCGCGTATTGCCACGACCGCTTCAACCCCGACGAGTACTCGCGGGCCGTGCGGGAGGCCAAGCCGGACTTGCTGGAGGAGTGTGCGAGCCCGCGGCGCCTGCGGCTCTGCCTGCCCGCCTGCGGCCGCGAGGAGCTCAGCCAGCCCCTGCAGCGCCTCTCGCTCTGCGCCTGCGGCTCCGGGGGTCCCCGCGAGCCCCCCGGCCGCTGCCAGGCACCGCGGGGCCTCGGCCCGGGCACCCCGCGCCCGCCGCTGCCCGACTTCCCCGAGCCCGAGCGGGAGTACATGACGCCCGACTGGGCCGAGCCCGAGTTCAGGACTCAGGAGCCGCTGGAGATTCCCTACGAGGAGCTGTGGAGCAATGCCAGCCCGGAGGGCTGCTGCGAGctgggcagcagcggcggcCGGCCCGATCTCGTGTCCTTCGGAGCCGTCACCCCGCTGGGCTCCCCGCGCCGGCCCGGGGACGAGCCCCGCGGGGACACGCCGCCCCCGGTGCCACCCAAATCGGAGGCG GTGAAGGAGGAGTGCCGGCTGCTGAACGCGCCCCCGGTGCCGCCCCGGGGCAGCCGTCCCCCggccccctgcagcccctcggCCCCCCTGCGCTGCCCGAAGCTGGCACCCGTGCCCtcgcccagccccagcctctccTACTACTCCTCGGGGCTCCACGACGG GTCGGCCCCGCGCAGCGGCAGCGCCTCGCCCTCTCCGGACGCGTACTCGCTGTACTGCTACCCCTGCACCTGGGCCGACTGCAAGGCTGCCGAGCCCCCCGGGCGGCCGCTgcccccggcccagcccgcGCCCAGCTCCTGGTCCGAGCCCTGGCCGTTCCCCGAGCCGGGCGCCGGGGCGGGCAGCGGCTGCTCCACGCCGCTGCTGGGGACCGAGCCCCCCCTGAAGCCCTTCCGCAGCTGCCCCCGTCTCAAGCCCCCGCACCCCCAAAAGCGCTTCGCCCCCTTCGGGGCGCTCAACCCCTTCGCCGGCCCGGCAGAGTGGCCGGAGAGTCCCGAGTGGTCCAAAGCGGCGCCTTCGGCCCCGGccgctccctcctcctcctcctcgccggAGCCCTTCGCCCCCGCCGAGGAACCGGCGGCCCCTCCTCGGCCCCCCAAGGGCTTGGACGGGGACGGCATCGCCCTCcggggggcggccccgctgTCCCCCGCCGTCCTGCGCGGGGCCGAGGGCGTCACCCGCCTGTACCTGGCCCAGGGGGTCATCGAGGTGCCGCCGGCGGCGAGGGGCGATGGGGCAGCGCCGCCGGCCGCCCCCCGGCCCAGCGGGGACGGCCCGGCCTGGCTGCCCCCCGCCGACCTGTCGGCGCT
- the GAREM2 gene encoding GRB2-associated and regulator of MAPK protein 2 isoform X2 — protein MEKLAAGLARLRWSPAALPLDAIVSQCRLPTLVCLGQGERVEGVTAQDVLLVHSCRQWTTVTAHSLEEGHYVIGPKIDIPLQYPGKFKLLDQDRDLREPVQYFNSVEEVASIFPDRIFVMEAITFSVKVVSGEFSEDSEVYNFTLNAGDELTLMGQAEILCAKTVKEKSRFNTLLRKLGKAAPAAGARQVKGKMPCLICMNHRTNESLSLPFQCKGRFSTRSPLELRLQEGEHTIRSIIEKVRLPVNVAVPSRPARNPYDLHAIREGHCYKLVSIISKTVVLCCILRREELVPFHFLLLTDMPRFQLPEGLLAGDPQLEKLLRDSAAYCHDRFNPDEYSRAVREAKPDLLEECASPRRLRLCLPACGREELSQPLQRLSLCACGSGGPREPPGRCQAPRGLGPGTPRPPLPDFPEPEREYMTPDWAEPEFRTQEPLEIPYEELWSNASPEGCCELGSSGGRPDLVSFGAVTPLGSPRRPGDEPRGDTPPPVPPKSEAVKEECRLLNAPPVPPRGSRPPAPCSPSAPLRCPKLAPVPSPSPSLSYYSSGLHDGSAPRSGSASPSPDAYSLYCYPCTWADCKAAEPPGRPLPPAQPAPSSWSEPWPFPEPGAGAGSGCSTPLLGTEPPLKPFRSCPRLKPPHPQKRFAPFGALNPFAGPAEWPESPEWSKAAPSAPAAPSSSSSPEPFAPAEEPAAPPRPPKGLDGDGIALRGAAPLSPAVLRGAEGVTRLYLAQGVIEVPPAARGDGAAPPAAPRPSGDGPAWLPPADLSALSLEEVSKCLRFIGLSEDVVSFFARERIDGSIFVQLSEEILADDFRLTKLQVKKIMQFIKGWRPKI, from the exons ATGGAGAAGCTGGCGGCGGGGCTGGCCCGGCTCCGCTGGAGCCCCGCGGCGCTGCCCCTCGACGCCATCGTCAGCCAGTGCCGCCTGCCCACCCTCGTCTGCCTCGGGCAGG GTGAGCGCGTGGAGGGGGTGACGGCCCAGGACGTGCTGCTGGTCCACTCGTGCCGGCAGTGGACCACGGTGACCGCGCACAGCCTGGAGGAGGGACACTACGTCATCGGGCCCAAAATCGACATCCCCCTCCAGTACCCAG GGAAGTTCAAGCTGCTGGACCAGGACCGGGACCTCCGCGAGCCCGTGCAGTACTTCAACAGCGTGGAGGAGGTGGCCAGCATCTTCCCAGACCGCATCTTCGTCATGGAGGCCATCACCTTCAGCGTGAAG GTGGTGTCGGGGGAGTTCAGCGAGGACAGCGAGGTTTACAACTTCACGCTGAACGCGGGGGACGAGCTGACGCTGATGGGGCAAGCGGAGATCCTGTGCGCCAAGACGGTGAAGGAGAAGTCGCGTTTCAACACCCTCCTGCGCAAGCTGGGCAAGGCGGCGCCGGCCGCGGGGGCGCGGCAGGTGAAGGGCAAGATGCCGTGCCTGATCTGCATGAACCACCGCACCAACGAGAGCCTGAGCCTGCCCTTCCAGTGCAAGGGCCGCTTCAGCACCCGCAGCCCGCTGGAGCTGCGCCTGCAGGAGGGCGAGCACACCATCCGCAGCATCATCGAGAAGGTGCGGCTGCCCGTCAACGTGGCCGTGCCCAGCCGGCCCGCCCGCAACCCCTACGACCTGCACGCCATCCGAGAGGGCCACTGCTACAAGCTGGTCAGCATCATCTCCAAGACGGTGGTGCTGTGCTGCATCCTGCGCCGGGAGGAGCTGGTGCCTTtccatttcctgctgctgaccGACATGCCGCGCTTCCAGCTGCCCGAGGGGCTGCTGGCCGGGGACCCgcagctggagaagctgctgcgGGACAGCGCCGCGTATTGCCACGACCGCTTCAACCCCGACGAGTACTCGCGGGCCGTGCGGGAGGCCAAGCCGGACTTGCTGGAGGAGTGTGCGAGCCCGCGGCGCCTGCGGCTCTGCCTGCCCGCCTGCGGCCGCGAGGAGCTCAGCCAGCCCCTGCAGCGCCTCTCGCTCTGCGCCTGCGGCTCCGGGGGTCCCCGCGAGCCCCCCGGCCGCTGCCAGGCACCGCGGGGCCTCGGCCCGGGCACCCCGCGCCCGCCGCTGCCCGACTTCCCCGAGCCCGAGCGGGAGTACATGACGCCCGACTGGGCCGAGCCCGAGTTCAGGACTCAGGAGCCGCTGGAGATTCCCTACGAGGAGCTGTGGAGCAATGCCAGCCCGGAGGGCTGCTGCGAGctgggcagcagcggcggcCGGCCCGATCTCGTGTCCTTCGGAGCCGTCACCCCGCTGGGCTCCCCGCGCCGGCCCGGGGACGAGCCCCGCGGGGACACGCCGCCCCCGGTGCCACCCAAATCGGAGGCG GTGAAGGAGGAGTGCCGGCTGCTGAACGCGCCCCCGGTGCCGCCCCGGGGCAGCCGTCCCCCggccccctgcagcccctcggCCCCCCTGCGCTGCCCGAAGCTGGCACCCGTGCCCtcgcccagccccagcctctccTACTACTCCTCGGGGCTCCACGACGG GTCGGCCCCGCGCAGCGGCAGCGCCTCGCCCTCTCCGGACGCGTACTCGCTGTACTGCTACCCCTGCACCTGGGCCGACTGCAAGGCTGCCGAGCCCCCCGGGCGGCCGCTgcccccggcccagcccgcGCCCAGCTCCTGGTCCGAGCCCTGGCCGTTCCCCGAGCCGGGCGCCGGGGCGGGCAGCGGCTGCTCCACGCCGCTGCTGGGGACCGAGCCCCCCCTGAAGCCCTTCCGCAGCTGCCCCCGTCTCAAGCCCCCGCACCCCCAAAAGCGCTTCGCCCCCTTCGGGGCGCTCAACCCCTTCGCCGGCCCGGCAGAGTGGCCGGAGAGTCCCGAGTGGTCCAAAGCGGCGCCTTCGGCCCCGGccgctccctcctcctcctcctcgccggAGCCCTTCGCCCCCGCCGAGGAACCGGCGGCCCCTCCTCGGCCCCCCAAGGGCTTGGACGGGGACGGCATCGCCCTCcggggggcggccccgctgTCCCCCGCCGTCCTGCGCGGGGCCGAGGGCGTCACCCGCCTGTACCTGGCCCAGGGGGTCATCGAGGTGCCGCCGGCGGCGAGGGGCGATGGGGCAGCGCCGCCGGCCGCCCCCCGGCCCAGCGGGGACGGCCCGGCCTGGCTGCCCCCCGCCGACCTGTCGGCGCT